The genomic DNA CAACAGGAAATTTGCGTTAAGCGTAGGAGAGATGTCGAAGCACGGAAGATCAGTTGTTGATTCGAATCCATCCAGATACTCCGGAATGATACCAAAAGCCTGGTTGAGAAAGTCAAGCTTGCTGTAAATAAATTGTCCGGCTTGTCGACGGTAGTACTGTGTGTTTGCACTTCCTTGAATATTTTCATACTTTTCAATTACGCCTTTACCCCACAATTTCACTGTAAGCTTCTTTGCTTCGTCTCCTCCACGGCCCTTGACGCGGCTTTCGCTCAGATACTGATTCATCAACCGGCGATGCCAATCAGTCACATCCCGAAACTCCGGAAACCGCAGCTTTGGCACGGTTTCGCCGGGCTGTGGAAAGAGCTGTTGCATCAGCCCCTGTTTGTGCTGCCGCAGGGTGTCGCGCGTGCGGCCCTGCGCCGCGATCAGGTCGTCCAGCGAGCCAAGGCAGTCGGCAATCTTTTGTTGTTCTACAGGATGCGGTACTCCGAGCGGATACAGCTTGATTTGTTTAATGTCGCCTCGCGGCATCTTGACGCCCTTAGCCCCTGCCATAACGTAGTCTATGAAGGCTTCGCTCATTAGAAGTGCGGCCAGATAGCTGTCAACAATGCCAGATTTGCTGCGCAAAACAATTATATCATTGGATGCGCCGCCACTCCTCGTTGCTCGCCATATCTTTTTCATATATGGTCGAATGTTGGATATCAGCAAATCGTTCATACGGAAGCTAGTTATTGACCCTGACGCCGGAAAACTTGATGGTGGAGCAATGCCAGAGAAGTCAGGCAGCATGTTCTCCGTACTGACATATTCTCCTTTGGAAATCTGACCAATCGAAACACGATTGCTCACGAAGTGAGCGGCGTTTGAGAGTTGCTTCACCCCCCACGCCCCCGCGTCCCGAAACTCCGGAAACCGCAGCTTCGGCACCGGGTGCCGAGGCTTTTCGGTCGTTATCGCTCGCCCCCGTTCTCATAGTGACTGAGACCCGCGATATCGCGGCCTTCGGCCCGCTTGTGCAGAAGCGGAATGAGGTCGGCCATGAGAGCAAGCTCCCGGTCACAGCGCGCGCGCCAGCCGAGCCCGAGCTGTTCCATCAGGTCGGTCAGGGCTTCGCCGTCGAAGATCATGCGCTGAAGGATGGTCTCGACAAAGCCTGCGAGCGATTCAACCGTCAGACCGTGCCTATGCGCAAGGTTGTCGATCTCCCCGGCCTGCCTGTCCTTCCTGAACTGCCGATAGCCGGCGCGTATCGCCTCTTCATCGAGGCCTTCGCCTTGCTTGAGCGTATGGACATAGGCGGTGATATCGTCCCGCTCGTTCAGGAACCTGGCGTCAGAGTGAACAAGGGCGATCAACTGCTCGCGGGTGATTTCGACCTGCCCGGGATCCTGGCCGGAGTATCTGGCGATCAGCTCCATGATGTAGTCATAATCGATGTCAGCGGAGGCGAACAGAACGAGCTCGAGATCGAGCTGATCGAGCTCGGGGTCGGTCGGTTGGTTGTCCTTGCCCGGTTTGCCCCGCTGTTCCTTCAGGCGCCGGGCGGTTTCGAGATAGGCACCGCGGAAGGCTCTGTTATCGTCCGTTGACAGTATGCGCTCGATCTCCTCGCGCTGATCCTCGTCAATATCCGTGTACTGGTCGAGCTGGGTCTTGAGGCGCTGGACTTCCTTGTAGTGATTGATGAACCCGGCGCGGGCGGCGTCGCCCCTCAACCGGCTGACCTGATCGGGCCTTGCCTCGAGGCCTTGCGATGTCATGAACGCGCCGAGATCGGAAACGGCCCTGGCGAATCTCCCGATGACTTCGGGTGCCTTGTCGACGAGCCAGATTTCGCGGGCCCGCCCGGATTGGGCACCGGAAAACAGCGCAATGGCGTCGTCGACATTCTGCTGCTGCCCGCGGAAGTCGATGATATGGCCATAGGGCTTGGTTGCGTTGAGAATGCGGTTGGTGCGGGAAAAGGCCTGGATCAGGCCGTGATGCCTCAGATTCTTGTCGACATAGAGCGTGTTGAGAAATCTTGCGTCGAAACCGGTCAGCAGCATATCGACAACGATGGTGATATCGATCTTTTCCGCGCCTTTCCCTGGCAGATCGGCGTTGGGAAACTCCTGATCCTTGATGCGCTGCTGGATATCCTGATAGTAGCGATCGAAATCATGGATGTCGTGGGCCGTGCCATATTGACGGTTGTAGGCCTCGATGATCGCCTTGAGCGCCGCTTTCTTGCCCTCCGGATCGTGCCGGTTGTCCTCTTTCTCCTGCGGCAGGTCCTCCTGGATCTGCCGGACATCCCTGTCGCCCTCGGCGGGCGGCGAAAAGACGGTGGCAATCCTGAGCGGGACAAATCCGGGGTCGGCTTTGGGGTCGGCGGCCTGACGTTCCGCCTGAAGTTCCCTGAAGACCCTGTCATAGGCAATGGCGTCGTCGATGGAGCCCGTCGCCAGCAGCGCGTTGAACCGGCGCTTGCCGGTCGCGGCATCGTGCTTGCCGAGAATGGCCTCGGCAACAGCCCGCTTGTCAGGCTTCCGGCCAGGCGCGTCGGCGTCCTTCGGCTTGTAGTAGTCGACGTGGAAGCGCAGGACGTTGCCGTCCTCGATGGCGTGCGTAATCGTGTAGGCGTGGAGCCGCTTCTGGAAGAGGTCCTCAGTCGTTCGCAGGCTGGCAACCTCGTCCTCGATCTGTTTGACGCTCGCATTCTCCTTGAAGATCGGCGTGCCGGTGAAGCCGAAGAACTGGGCGTTTGGAAAAGACGTCTTGATGGCATCGTGGGTTTCGCCGAACTGCGAACGGTGGCATTCGTCGAAGATGAACACCATGCGCCTGTCGCGCAGAGGCTTGAGCCGCTGCCTGAAGGTCGATTGCCCGCGGGTGCCGTTCCGTTCCTTGGCCTTGCCGTTTTCCTTCAGGGCAAGTCCAAGTTTCTGGATCGTCGTCACGATGACCTTGTCCGCGTAATCGTTCGAGAGCAGACGGCGCACCAGGGTTGCGGTGTTGGTGTTTTCCTCGACACAGTTTTCCTGAAACCGGTTGAACTCCTCGCGGGTCTGGCGGTCGAGGTCCTTGCGGTCGACCACGAAAAGGCATTTGTGAATGCTCTCGTTGTCCCTGAGCAGCGTCGCGGCCTTGAAAGAGGTCAGCGTCTTGCCGGAACCTGTCGTGTGCCAGATGTAGCCGTTGCCGCAGCTCTGTTCGATGCAGTCGACGATGGCCTTGACCGCATAGATCTGGTAGGGGCGCATCATCAGAAGCTTTTGCTCGCTCGCGACAAGAACCATGTACCGGCTGATCGTCTGGCCGAGTGTGCATTTGGACAGGAAGTGATCCGCAAAGTCGTCGAGATGATCGATCTTCACATTGTCCGGGTCTGCAAAGCTGTAGAACGGGAGAAAGCGCTCCTCTTCATCGAAGGCAAAGTGGCGCGTGTTGTTGTTGGCGAAGTAGAATGTCTTCGTGCGGTTGCTGACGATGAAGAGCTGGACGAAACACAGAAGCGTTCTGGTGTATCCGTTGCCGGGCTCGTTCCTGTAGCCGACGATCTGCTCCATGGCCCGGCGGGGACCGATTCCGAGGCTCTTCAGTTCGATCTGAACGACGGGGATGCCGTTGATGAGCAGCAGGACATCGTAGCGATGATGGCTGTTGTCCGTATTGATGCGGAGCTGGTTGATGACCTCGAAGGTGTTCTTGCACCAGTCCCTGACATTGACGAGGGTGTAGTCGAGCGGTGTGCCGTCGTCGCGGATGAAGGTTTCGATGGTCCGCAGAGAGCGGGCGGCTTCGTAAACGTCCGGTGTGACGATCATGTTGAGGAGCCGCTGGAATTCGTTATCGGTCAGCGTGACGCGGTTCAGGGCCTCGAACTTCTGCCTGAAGTTTGCCTCAAGCGTGGCGCGGTCCCGGATGTCGGGGCGATAGCCGTATTTGAGGCCTTTCAGTTTTTCGACAAGAGCCTCTTCAAGCTCCCGTTCGGATGTTGCCGTCATCATTGCGGGACCCTGTTCCGTTTGGGAGACGGTCACAGGCACCGCCGCCATGTCTCAGCCGAGCTCGATGGCATAGTTCTCGATGACCGTGTTGGCGAGCAGTTTTTTGCACATCTGTTCGATCCTGGCGCGTGCGCTGGCTTCGTCGGTTTCGGCGATCTCGAGGTCGATCACCTTGCCCTGGCGGACGTTCTGGACGCCGTCGAAACCGAGCGTGCCAAGGGCGTTGTGGATTGCCTTGCCCTGGGGATCGAGGACGCCGTTCTTCAGCGTGATGTGGACGCGGGCCTTCACGAAACGGCCTTGGGCAGTTCGGCGAGATTGTTCATCTCGGGCATGATGCCGAGGCGGCGGGCAACCTCCCGGTAGCCCTCGGCGACGTTGTCGAGGTCCTTCACGAAACGGTCCTTGTCCATGGGTTCGCCGGTGTCGGCATCCCACAGGCGGCAGTTGTCGGGGCTGATCTCGTCGGCAATGACGAGACGGGCGTCGTCCTCGAAGTAGAGCCGGCCATAGGTCAGCGTGACGTCGACCAGGCGGATGCCGGCACCCATGAGAAGGCCGGTCATGAAGTCGTTCACCCGCAGCGACAGGTGGATCATGTCGTCGATATCCTGGGTCGTTGCCCAGCCGAACGCCGTCATGTGCTCTTCGGAGACCAGCGGGTCGCCAAGCTCGTCCGAGCGAAGGTAGAACTCGATGAGCGAGCGGGGCAGGGGCGTGCCGTCCTTCAGGCCGAACTTCCCGGCGAATTCGCCCGCGGCCAGGTTGCGAATGACGACATCGACCGGCAGCAACTCGACCTCACGCACAAGCTGTTCGCGCATGTTGAGGCGGCGCACGAAATGGGTGGGTACGCCGACCTCGCCCAGCCTGGTCATCATGTATTCGCTGATGCGGTTGTTGATGACGCCCTTGCCGTCGATCACGCCGCTTTTCTGCTGGTGTCGGGCATAGGCAACATCCTTGAAGTGCTGAACGAGAAAGCCGGGCTCGGGACCTTCGTAGAAGTCCTTGGCCTTGCCTTCGTAAACGCGTCTGCGGCGAGCCATGGCGGGGTTCCCCGACGTCGTCCGGCGCTCCGATCCTGGCCGCCGGGGGCCGCGGCGCCGGTCAGCACGACCCTAACCAAAACAGCGGCGAGACACAAACGGGCACAATCCGTGGTATCCACAAGCCACGGGCCGGAACGACAGCGGGGCTTCCAGGTCCGATTTTGGCCGATTTTGGCCGATTTTGGCGGTTCAGGGCTTGGGAACAGGTTGCGTCCATGCCATATGAAGAAGGGACGGCGCGCCGGAACACGGCGGGCCAGGGGAATCACCGCAATCCATCATCCCAACCCATCATCCCAACCCGGACGGACACGACCATGGCGCTCTTCGACGACCGCAAAAAAGGCCAGGAAAACAAATATGCCCACGACCAGGAACGCGCGTTCAGGATCTCTGTACGACGCAACAAGCTCCTGGGCCTGTGGCTTGCCGAGCAGATGGGCAAGTCCGGCGACGATGCCGAGGCTTATGCAAAAGAGGTCATCGAGTCCGATTTCGATCGTCCGGGCGACGATGACGTGATCGAGAAGGTCATGGCCGATGTCAAGAGTGCGGGTCTCGACATCGACGAGCACAAGATCCGTGCCCGCCTGGAAGCTCTGGAGCACGAAGCCCGGGCCCAGATCCAGTCGGAGTAGGGGTTCGGTGCCGGCCGGGTGCGATCCGCTTCAGGTGCCGGACAGGACCCGCGCGATCACGGCTTCCGCGTGTCTTGCATAGAAGCCGTAGTCGAAGAGGTCGTCGATCTCTTCATCGCCGATCCGTGAGGCCACCTCGGGGTCGGCCTTCAGCCGATCCCTGAAGCTTCCGCCTTCCTGCCAGGTCGCCATGGCGTTCGACTGGACGAGGCGATAGGCGTCCTCGCGGCTGACGCCGGCCCGGGTCAGTGCCAGCAGCACACGCTGGGAGAAGACCAGCCCGCCCAGGCGTTCCATGTTCGCCATCATGTTCGCGGGATAGATCACCAGGCCATCGACGACCCCGGTCAGGCGGGCAAGTGCGAAGTCGAGACCGGTTGTGGCGTCAGGTCCGATGTTGCGTTCGACCGAGGAGTGGGAAATATCCCTCTCATGCCAAAGGGCCACATTCTCCAGCGCAGGCACCACGGCCGAGCGCACGAGGCGGGCGAGGCCGGTCAGGTTCTCGGTCAGGATCGGGTTGCGCTTGTGGGGCATGGCGGAGCTGCCCTTCTGCCCTTTCGTGAACTCTTCCTCGACCTCACGCAGTTCGGTGCGCTGGAGATGGCGGATTTCGACCGCCAGGCGTTCGACCGACGAGGCGACAACGGCCAGGGCGGCGAAGAAGGCGGCATGGCGGTCGCGCGGGATCACCTGGGTCGAGACCGGTTCGGGTTTGAGGCCCAGCTTTTCGGCGACATGGGCCTCGATCGCGGGATCGACCGTCGCAAAGGTGCCGACGGGACCGGATATGGCGCAGGTCGCGACCTCCTCGCGGGCCGTGACCAGCCGCGCCCGGGCGCGCTGGAACTCGGCGTGATAACCCGCAAGCCTGAGGCCGAAGGTGGTGGGTTCGGCATGAATGCCGTGACTGCGGCCGACACAGAGCGTCAGCGCATGTTCGCGCGTGCGTCGAGCGAGGGCATCGAGGAGCCGGTCCGTGTCCTCGATCAGGATATCGGCAGCCTGGGTGAGCTGGACGGCAAGGCAGGTGTCGAGCACGTCCGAGCTCGTCATGCCCCGATGCATGAAGCGCGCTTCCTCGCCGACATGCTCCGCAACATTGGTCAGGAAGGCAATGACGTCGTGCCTGGTTTCGCGCTCGATCTCGTCGATCCGCCCGGCGTCGAAGGCACCGCGCTCACGCAAGGCTGCGGAGACGCCCTCGGGGATCGTGCCGAGCATTTCCATGGCTTCGGCTGCCAGGGTCTCGATCTCCAGCATGATGCGAAACCTGTTGTCGGGCTCCCAGATGGCGGCCATGGGCGCGCGGGTGTAACGCGGAATCATCGTTCGGGGTCTCGTCGGTTCGGGATCTCGTCGTTTCTGTCGAGGCCGATGTCTAGCATGGAAGTCATGTCCGTACAGAAAAGCGGTGCGGCCAGCGTCGCAGGTGTAGCGTCGCACGTGTCACGGTGGGGGGCGATGTTCCGGGCATGAGGTGCACCGGCCATGGTTGGGACGACGCCTTGCACAGGCGATGTTTTCGAGGACGCCTTTCACAGGCGTCGGTGAGCGCTTCGCATGGCGCGCGCTGGCGCAAAGTTGAAGGGCGGTGCGTGGACCCGGACCGGTCGGTTCCTGTAGTCGGTTCATCCATTGGCCACATCGCCCGCGCCTTCGGAGACGCATCCATGGATCGCCCCGGTTTCAGCCGTCGCACAATCCTTGCCACAACCCTTGCCACAACCCTTGCCGGTCTGTCCGCACCGCTCGGCACGGCGGCACGGGCGGACTGGCCCGACCTCGTCGACGATCGCTGGCTGCGCCGCGACGATACTTCCGACGCGATCGTCAACCATGAGGCGTGGACCCGGTTCCTCCATCGCCATGTTCACGTGCCGGGCGACGGTATTGCCCGGGTGCGCTACGGCGAGGTGACCGGGCAGGATTGCGGGCGGCTGCAGGCCTATATCGAGGTTCTGGCCGGAACAGACGTCGGTGCGCTGTCGCCCGACGAACAGCGGGCCTACTGGATCAATCTCTACAACGCGCTGACGGTGGACCTGATCCTGCAGCACTATCCGGTGGCCAGCATCCGCGACATCACCAACGGTTTCATGTCGTTCGGCCCCTGGGGCATGGACGTCGTCACCATCGACGGTGAGGACCTCAGCCTCGACGACATAGAACACGGCATCCTGCGCGCGATCTGGAAGGATCCGCGCATCCACTATGTCGTCAACTGTGCCTCGATCGGCTGTCCGAACCTCGCCGACGCCGCCTATGTCGGGCCTGCCGTCGACCGGATGATGAGCCGTGCGGCCGCCATTTACGTCAATCATCCGCGCGGTGCCGGTCTCGACCTCAAGGGGCGTCTGGTCGTCTCCAGTCTGTACGACTGGTACGACGACGACTTCGGTGAGAACGAGGCCGCCATTGTCGATCACATTCGCGGCTACGCGGCCGAACCCCTGATCGACCGGATGGCCGGCATCGACGAGATCGAGGGCTACGCCTACGACTGGGCGCTCAACGATGCGACCGGCATGGATGCAACCGGCATGTAAAGTTCGGATCCTGAGGGCCGGATGCGTACTATCCCGGCAGTGACACCGGGCAAGAGGAGGGCGCGCCGCGTCCTCGTGCCGCGGTGCGGCCTGACATGAACCTGACATGAAGGGGCTGGCGGGGCTGGCGCAAAAGGCAGTCACCGCGATCGAAGGCCACACCATTGCGACCACAGCATTACGATGATCGTTCCGGCACTGATGAGGAAGCGGGCATTGGGGCGGTCATGTCGCGGTCCCCGGTTTGCGGCGGCGGGGACCGGGTGGCAGGAACTGGGCGATCAGGACGCCCGAGATGATGAGCAACCCGCCGATCAGATGGGACGCGGTCGGCGGTTCACCCTGGATCATGCGAATGGCAACCACGGTGACCGGCACGAGGTTCTGGTAGATCGAGGCGATCGTGACACCGATGCGGCTGATGCCCCAGTGCCAGCAGAAGAGCGAAAACGAGGCCGGGCCCGCACCGAGGTAGAGAATACAGACGATCGATTGCCAGTCGAGGACGTAGTGCGGCTCAGCGATGCCGAGCAGCAGCAGGACGGGCAGGGCAAGGAGCGTGGTGAGCCCGCCGATCATGATCGTGATCGCGGTGATGCCGAGCTGTGACACACCGGCCATCCAGCGCTGCGCGCCGAGCGAGTACCAGGTGAAGATCGTGATCGCCGCGAGAATCAGCAGTTCGCCGCCGCGCAGGTCGCCGACACCGCCCTCGCCCTCGCCCTTGCCTGTCGCCGCGAGGATGCCGCCGATGACGGCGACAATCGCGCCCAGCATGACCGCGACCCTGAGCGGCTGGCGGAACCCGATGCGCGCGACGAAGGCCGCCACGATCGGCCCTGCCGCCGAGACGATGGAGGCGGGCACGGGACCGGCGTACTGCACGCCAAGGGTCAGGAAGGCCGTGGATAGCGCGATCCCGATGGAACCGAGCAGCAGGGAGGGCCGCCACGGGATGCGCCGCAGCGGGCGTCCCTGGGCCTGCCAGGCGTAGAAGGCCATGAGGAACACGGTGGCCGACAGGAGACGACCCGCCGTGACGATGTAGGGATCCCACGTCTCCAGCAGGGTGTCGGTCACCAGGAAATGCGTCGCCCAGACCGACGATCCCAGTGCCAGCACGAGATTGCCGGCAACCTTCTGTTGCGGAGAAACGGCGGTTTCGGACGACATCGGGTTCGCTTTAGTGCGGCCTCGCATGGGGTGCAACCTCGTCCTGTCACCCCGGGCAAGCCGGGACCCGGAGAGACTGGCGAGCCCCGTCCGGGGTGACCGCTACAGGTGTCCCAGGGTCCTGAGGCTGCTGTGACCGCCGCGGGCGATGACGATGTGGTCGTGGACCACGATGTCGACGGCCTTGAGCGCCGCGACGATCCCGGCGGTCATCGTGATGTCGGCGCGGCTCGGTGTGGGATCGCCCGAGGGGTGGTTGTGGACGAGGATCAGGGCGGTGGCACCCAGCTCGAGGGCGCGGCGGGCAATCTCGCGCGGATAGACCGGCGCGTGGTCGACCGTGCCCTTCTGGAGCTCTTCGTCGGCGATCAGGCGGTTCTTGCGATCGAGGAAGAGCACGCGGAAGGCCTCACGCTGTTCGAAGGCCATCGCCGCCTTGCAATAGGCGAGCACGGCATCGAAGCTCGACAGGATGTCGCGATCCTGGAGTTCGGCCTGCAGAAGGCGGTCGGCCGCCGCGCGCACGATCTTGATGGCGACGGGCGCGACCTCGCCCAGACCCCTGACCGTGCGCAGGTCGTCGACACTGGCGTTGACCACGCCGTCGAAGGTCCTGAAGCGCGCCATCAGCGCCTTGGCGGCCGGTTTCACATCGCCGCGGGGGATCGCCATGGTGAGCAGAAGCTCGACCAGTTCGTAGTCGGGCAGGGCGCCGGAACCGCCATCCAGAAAGCGCTGGCGCAGGCGCCGGCGATGCTCGGCGTGATCGGGCTTGCGCTCGCCCGCCATGGACTAGGCGTCGCAGGGCGGCAGCGTGTGCCCGGCGGGAGAGAGCGTGAAGACCTCGCAGCCGTCGTCGGTCACCGCAACGGTGTGCTCCCACTGGGCCGAGAGGCTCTTGTCGCGCGTCACCGCGGTCCAGCCGTCGTCCAGGATCAGAACGTCGGGACGGCCCAGGTTGATCATCGGTTCGATGGTGAAGAACATGCCGGGGACAAGCTTGAGGCCCGTGCCCGGACGGCCGTAGTGCAGCACGTTGGGATGGTCGTGGAAGACCTGGCCGATGCCGTGGCCGCAGAAGTCGCGCACCACCGAACAACGATGCTTCTCGGCATGGCGCTGGATCGCATGGCCGATATCGCCCAGGCGCGCGCCGGGCCGGACCTGTTCGATGCCGCGCCACATGCATTCGAAGGTGATCCCGGCGAGCCGGGACGCCTTCCGTCTGACCTCACCGGCATGGAACATCCGGCTCGTGTCGCCGTACCAGCCGTCGAGGATGACGGTGACGTCGATGTTCAGCATATCGCCGTTGCGCAGGATCTTGTCGGTGCTCGGAATGCCGTGACAGATGACATGATTGACCGAGGTGCAGATCGACTTCGGGAAACCGCGATAGTTGAGCGGTGCCGGAATGGCGTCATGCGCCAGGATGAACGCGTGGCAGATCCGGTCGAGCTCCCCGGTCGATACGCCGGGACGGACGTGTTCGCCGATCATGTCGAGCGTGCGCGCGGCCAGGTTGCCCGCCGCCCGCATCCCGGGGAAGGCGGCGGCTTCATGAATGACGATGCGTCGCGCGGGGCTGCGCTGGGCCTGTTCCATCGTCTCGAATCCCGTGCAGGTCAGTCCAGGACGAGGGGCAACCGGTGCGCAAGCGCAATCTCGTCGACGGTCAATCTACACGAATAGGCATAAGCCTCAACGCCACGTGCAAGCGCATCGCGCAGGGCGGCATCGTAGCCGGGATCGATGTCGGCGGCGGTGGTGAAACCGTCGCAGTCCATGCGCTGGATGCAGTAGATCAGAACGGCGCGGTGGCCGGCCTCGACCATCAGGGCGAGTTCGGTCATGTGCCTGGCCCCGCGCGTGGTGACGGCATCGGGAAACTCGGCCAGCGTCGTTGTGCGCCGCATGTGGCAGTTCTTGACCTCGACATAGCAGTCCGGCCGCCGGTCGGGATCGTAGCCGGGATCGGAAAGCAGCATGTCGACGCGCGAGCCGGTGCCGTACCTGACCTCGCGGCGCAGATCGGCATAGCCGGACAGTTCCCGGACGGTGCCGTTCAGGATCGCCTCCTCGACCAGGCGAT from Rhodospirillales bacterium includes the following:
- a CDS encoding type I restriction endonuclease subunit R: MMTATSERELEEALVEKLKGLKYGYRPDIRDRATLEANFRQKFEALNRVTLTDNEFQRLLNMIVTPDVYEAARSLRTIETFIRDDGTPLDYTLVNVRDWCKNTFEVINQLRINTDNSHHRYDVLLLINGIPVVQIELKSLGIGPRRAMEQIVGYRNEPGNGYTRTLLCFVQLFIVSNRTKTFYFANNNTRHFAFDEEERFLPFYSFADPDNVKIDHLDDFADHFLSKCTLGQTISRYMVLVASEQKLLMMRPYQIYAVKAIVDCIEQSCGNGYIWHTTGSGKTLTSFKAATLLRDNESIHKCLFVVDRKDLDRQTREEFNRFQENCVEENTNTATLVRRLLSNDYADKVIVTTIQKLGLALKENGKAKERNGTRGQSTFRQRLKPLRDRRMVFIFDECHRSQFGETHDAIKTSFPNAQFFGFTGTPIFKENASVKQIEDEVASLRTTEDLFQKRLHAYTITHAIEDGNVLRFHVDYYKPKDADAPGRKPDKRAVAEAILGKHDAATGKRRFNALLATGSIDDAIAYDRVFRELQAERQAADPKADPGFVPLRIATVFSPPAEGDRDVRQIQEDLPQEKEDNRHDPEGKKAALKAIIEAYNRQYGTAHDIHDFDRYYQDIQQRIKDQEFPNADLPGKGAEKIDITIVVDMLLTGFDARFLNTLYVDKNLRHHGLIQAFSRTNRILNATKPYGHIIDFRGQQQNVDDAIALFSGAQSGRAREIWLVDKAPEVIGRFARAVSDLGAFMTSQGLEARPDQVSRLRGDAARAGFINHYKEVQRLKTQLDQYTDIDEDQREEIERILSTDDNRAFRGAYLETARRLKEQRGKPGKDNQPTDPELDQLDLELVLFASADIDYDYIMELIARYSGQDPGQVEITREQLIALVHSDARFLNERDDITAYVHTLKQGEGLDEEAIRAGYRQFRKDRQAGEIDNLAHRHGLTVESLAGFVETILQRMIFDGEALTDLMEQLGLGWRARCDRELALMADLIPLLHKRAEGRDIAGLSHYENGGER
- the map gene encoding type I methionyl aminopeptidase; its protein translation is MEQAQRSPARRIVIHEAAAFPGMRAAGNLAARTLDMIGEHVRPGVSTGELDRICHAFILAHDAIPAPLNYRGFPKSICTSVNHVICHGIPSTDKILRNGDMLNIDVTVILDGWYGDTSRMFHAGEVRRKASRLAGITFECMWRGIEQVRPGARLGDIGHAIQRHAEKHRCSVVRDFCGHGIGQVFHDHPNVLHYGRPGTGLKLVPGMFFTIEPMINLGRPDVLILDDGWTAVTRDKSLSAQWEHTVAVTDDGCEVFTLSPAGHTLPPCDA
- the purS gene encoding phosphoribosylformylglycinamidine synthase subunit PurS, whose amino-acid sequence is MKARVHITLKNGVLDPQGKAIHNALGTLGFDGVQNVRQGKVIDLEIAETDEASARARIEQMCKKLLANTVIENYAIELG
- the radC gene encoding DNA repair protein RadC yields the protein MAGERKPDHAEHRRRLRQRFLDGGSGALPDYELVELLLTMAIPRGDVKPAAKALMARFRTFDGVVNASVDDLRTVRGLGEVAPVAIKIVRAAADRLLQAELQDRDILSSFDAVLAYCKAAMAFEQREAFRVLFLDRKNRLIADEELQKGTVDHAPVYPREIARRALELGATALILVHNHPSGDPTPSRADITMTAGIVAALKAVDIVVHDHIVIARGGHSSLRTLGHL
- the sfsA gene encoding DNA/RNA nuclease SfsA, which gives rise to MRFPRPLVRATLVRRYKRFLSDHRLESGEVVTAHCANPGGMIGIGTPGLVTWLQPAGNPNRKLMWDWELVEADGTLIGCHTGKPNRLVEEAILNGTVRELSGYADLRREVRYGTGSRVDMLLSDPGYDPDRRPDCYVEVKNCHMRRTTTLAEFPDAVTTRGARHMTELALMVEAGHRAVLIYCIQRMDCDGFTTAADIDPGYDAALRDALARGVEAYAYSCRLTVDEIALAHRLPLVLD
- a CDS encoding DMT family transporter, translated to MSSETAVSPQQKVAGNLVLALGSSVWATHFLVTDTLLETWDPYIVTAGRLLSATVFLMAFYAWQAQGRPLRRIPWRPSLLLGSIGIALSTAFLTLGVQYAGPVPASIVSAAGPIVAAFVARIGFRQPLRVAVMLGAIVAVIGGILAATGKGEGEGGVGDLRGGELLILAAITIFTWYSLGAQRWMAGVSQLGITAITIMIGGLTTLLALPVLLLLGIAEPHYVLDWQSIVCILYLGAGPASFSLFCWHWGISRIGVTIASIYQNLVPVTVVAIRMIQGEPPTASHLIGGLLIISGVLIAQFLPPGPRRRKPGTAT
- a CDS encoding DUF1476 domain-containing protein yields the protein MALFDDRKKGQENKYAHDQERAFRISVRRNKLLGLWLAEQMGKSGDDAEAYAKEVIESDFDRPGDDDVIEKVMADVKSAGLDIDEHKIRARLEALEHEARAQIQSE
- a CDS encoding phosphoribosylaminoimidazolesuccinocarboxamide synthase, with the protein product MARRRRVYEGKAKDFYEGPEPGFLVQHFKDVAYARHQQKSGVIDGKGVINNRISEYMMTRLGEVGVPTHFVRRLNMREQLVREVELLPVDVVIRNLAAGEFAGKFGLKDGTPLPRSLIEFYLRSDELGDPLVSEEHMTAFGWATTQDIDDMIHLSLRVNDFMTGLLMGAGIRLVDVTLTYGRLYFEDDARLVIADEISPDNCRLWDADTGEPMDKDRFVKDLDNVAEGYREVARRLGIMPEMNNLAELPKAVS
- a CDS encoding DUF547 domain-containing protein, with protein sequence MDRPGFSRRTILATTLATTLAGLSAPLGTAARADWPDLVDDRWLRRDDTSDAIVNHEAWTRFLHRHVHVPGDGIARVRYGEVTGQDCGRLQAYIEVLAGTDVGALSPDEQRAYWINLYNALTVDLILQHYPVASIRDITNGFMSFGPWGMDVVTIDGEDLSLDDIEHGILRAIWKDPRIHYVVNCASIGCPNLADAAYVGPAVDRMMSRAAAIYVNHPRGAGLDLKGRLVVSSLYDWYDDDFGENEAAIVDHIRGYAAEPLIDRMAGIDEIEGYAYDWALNDATGMDATGM
- a CDS encoding adenylosuccinate lyase, with protein sequence MIPRYTRAPMAAIWEPDNRFRIMLEIETLAAEAMEMLGTIPEGVSAALRERGAFDAGRIDEIERETRHDVIAFLTNVAEHVGEEARFMHRGMTSSDVLDTCLAVQLTQAADILIEDTDRLLDALARRTREHALTLCVGRSHGIHAEPTTFGLRLAGYHAEFQRARARLVTAREEVATCAISGPVGTFATVDPAIEAHVAEKLGLKPEPVSTQVIPRDRHAAFFAALAVVASSVERLAVEIRHLQRTELREVEEEFTKGQKGSSAMPHKRNPILTENLTGLARLVRSAVVPALENVALWHERDISHSSVERNIGPDATTGLDFALARLTGVVDGLVIYPANMMANMERLGGLVFSQRVLLALTRAGVSREDAYRLVQSNAMATWQEGGSFRDRLKADPEVASRIGDEEIDDLFDYGFYARHAEAVIARVLSGT